In Campylobacter vulpis, a genomic segment contains:
- a CDS encoding [protein-PII] uridylyltransferase family protein codes for MYHSKQIDYFINQAFMIVLEEFFEDFLPTKELVPFCIVARDYYAKNHLCFDEPIPLLFAYKNLKIYHLKPLIKALIELLNDVGLRLDYIILENEGLAYMSEQELLNSLIQMRFISGSKLLFKDSKARVNLTLKKHLNSLALNLFKPCELAFLKQDFNIQKADGGLQDLRNLDNLLTLFKKDSFNYALSFISEKNFSELRLAGEFLLSFKSALNLQNQKDNDEFRLENAQDLANLMYKREKKNLKAKENLVQKILNSMHTISLYNAFLIKQIQNEFLQKKEKQYHFSSFLEALQFLNSLKDEPCELNINLVFTLKEMPFLKEENEKALELFKGFFERKHCFFILKILLDSGKLKELFKPMIRFLSNEESDYCFDVEAFVMLEEFEKANLVLKENALLKLVILFSGVKEENELAKGGVFRAFCAKFKLENKELELGLKLYKNFNALKELVEKEDIYNPLIISALLSKLENLKTLELLTLLTKIKAQISHASPFFYKALDKLLINAKCGFEDANLLEESTRRVKKEQILKRTKAFLDLSPLLQDKITHIKSNLFLIKNSFEDIIKIAQIAHNQDFKFWLNTESNLSLEIICQKDFKIEYFLYALSEFNLIFMSFYELFNDKIYLKFEYENIINQTHKEKLLTLLNTNLNLSHKRKIKKPIIKKDEVKFDLNYSKTYAKLNLNTKDQQGLMAFVMNIFRGYDLHLSTAKIQTIRQRTRNSFIFEKNEALLQNQNKIINSLISE; via the coding sequence ATGTATCATAGTAAGCAAATAGACTATTTTATCAATCAAGCTTTTATGATTGTTTTAGAGGAATTTTTTGAAGATTTTTTACCGACTAAGGAGCTTGTGCCTTTTTGCATAGTGGCGAGGGATTATTATGCGAAAAATCATTTGTGTTTTGATGAGCCTATACCCTTACTTTTTGCATATAAAAACCTAAAAATTTATCATTTAAAACCCCTCATTAAAGCCTTAATTGAGCTTTTAAATGATGTAGGTTTGAGGCTTGATTATATTATTTTAGAAAATGAGGGTTTAGCTTATATGAGTGAGCAAGAGCTTTTAAACTCTCTCATACAGATGCGTTTTATAAGTGGCTCAAAGCTTTTATTTAAAGATAGTAAAGCAAGGGTTAATTTGACACTTAAAAAACACTTAAATTCCCTTGCTTTAAATCTTTTTAAGCCCTGTGAATTAGCCTTTTTAAAGCAGGATTTTAATATCCAAAAAGCAGATGGGGGATTACAAGATTTAAGAAATTTGGATAATTTACTCACACTTTTTAAAAAAGATAGCTTTAATTACGCACTTTCTTTTATTAGTGAAAAAAATTTTAGTGAATTACGCTTAGCAGGTGAGTTTTTGCTCTCATTTAAATCCGCCCTTAATCTTCAAAATCAAAAAGATAATGATGAATTTAGACTTGAAAACGCTCAAGATTTAGCAAATTTGATGTATAAAAGAGAAAAGAAAAATTTAAAAGCTAAAGAAAATTTAGTGCAAAAAATTTTAAATTCTATGCACACCATAAGTCTCTACAATGCTTTTTTAATAAAACAAATTCAAAATGAATTTCTACAAAAAAAAGAGAAGCAATATCATTTTTCTAGTTTTTTAGAAGCTTTACAATTTTTAAACTCACTCAAAGATGAGCCGTGTGAATTAAATATTAATTTAGTTTTCACACTTAAAGAAATGCCTTTTTTAAAAGAAGAAAATGAAAAAGCTTTAGAGCTTTTTAAGGGCTTTTTTGAAAGAAAACATTGCTTTTTTATTTTAAAAATTTTGCTAGATAGTGGGAAATTAAAAGAGCTTTTTAAGCCTATGATAAGATTTTTAAGCAATGAAGAAAGTGATTATTGCTTTGATGTGGAGGCATTTGTGATGCTAGAAGAATTTGAAAAAGCAAATTTAGTGCTTAAAGAAAATGCACTTTTAAAACTTGTCATTCTTTTTAGCGGTGTTAAGGAGGAAAATGAACTTGCTAAAGGCGGTGTTTTTAGAGCATTTTGTGCAAAATTTAAGCTAGAAAACAAAGAACTTGAACTTGGTCTTAAGCTTTATAAAAATTTCAACGCCTTAAAAGAGCTGGTCGAAAAAGAAGATATTTACAATCCTCTCATCATATCCGCCCTACTTTCTAAACTAGAAAATCTCAAAACCCTAGAACTTTTAACCCTTTTAACCAAAATAAAAGCCCAAATTTCACACGCCTCGCCTTTTTTTTACAAAGCCTTAGATAAGCTTTTAATCAATGCTAAATGTGGCTTTGAGGACGCAAATTTACTAGAAGAAAGCACAAGAAGAGTTAAAAAAGAACAAATTCTTAAAAGAACTAAGGCTTTTTTGGATTTAAGCCCTCTTTTACAAGATAAAATCACGCATATTAAATCCAATCTTTTCCTCATCAAAAACAGCTTTGAAGACATCATTAAAATCGCCCAAATTGCCCACAATCAAGATTTTAAATTCTGGCTTAATACAGAAAGCAATCTAAGCCTTGAAATCATTTGCCAAAAAGATTTTAAAATCGAATATTTTTTATACGCTTTGAGTGAATTTAATCTCATTTTTATGAGCTTTTATGAACTTTTTAATGATAAAATTTACCTTAAATTTGAATATGAAAATATCATTAATCAAACACACAAAGAGAAGCTTTTAACGCTTTTAAACACGAATTTAAATTTAAGCCACAAAAGAAAAATAAAAAAGCCAATCATTAAAAAAGATGAAGTAAAATTTGATTTAAATTATTCTAAAACTTATGCAAAATTAAATCTTAACACTAAGGACCAGCAAGGTTTAATGGCGTTTGTAATGAATATTTTTCGCGGCTATGATTTACATTTAAGCACAGCTAAAATTCAAACCATACGCCAAAGGACACGCAATAGCTTCATTTTTGAAAAAAACGAAGCTCTTTTGCAAAATCAAAATAAAATAATAAATTCTTTAATAAGCGAGTGA
- the mqnE gene encoding aminofutalosine synthase MqnE produces the protein MCDLIKKLESKERLSEEDAYRLYDLDLFTLAKFAHQKRTTLHGKKVYFNLNRHINPTNICADTCKFCAFSAHRKNPNPYLMSHEEILDIVADTQKRGTKEVHIVSAHNKDTTWQWYLEIFQKIKQNYPQIHIKALTAAEIDFIHRRWGLSYEEVVEKMLEYGVDSMPGGGAEIFDEEIRAKICKGKVSSENWLKIHALWHKKGRQSNATMLYGHIEKREHRINHMLRLRALQDETGGFNAFIPLVWQKDNSFLDVKEQLDSEEILKTIAISRLVLDNIKNIKAYWATMSLNLAMVAQEFGANDLDGTIEKESIQSAGGAKSAKGTKLETFIELIKTSNLIPVERDSLYNELKIY, from the coding sequence ATGTGTGATTTAATAAAAAAATTAGAAAGCAAAGAAAGACTTAGTGAAGAAGATGCTTATAGGCTTTATGATTTAGACTTATTTACCCTAGCAAAATTCGCCCATCAAAAACGCACCACCCTACACGGCAAAAAGGTGTATTTTAATCTTAATCGCCATATTAATCCAACAAACATTTGTGCGGATACTTGCAAATTTTGTGCCTTTTCAGCCCACAGAAAAAACCCTAATCCTTATCTAATGAGCCACGAAGAAATTTTAGACATCGTCGCTGATACACAAAAACGCGGCACAAAAGAAGTGCATATCGTTTCAGCACATAATAAAGACACAACTTGGCAGTGGTATTTAGAAATTTTTCAAAAAATTAAACAAAACTACCCCCAAATTCACATCAAAGCCCTCACAGCAGCAGAAATTGACTTCATTCACCGCAGATGGGGACTTAGCTATGAAGAAGTGGTGGAGAAAATGCTAGAATATGGCGTGGATTCAATGCCTGGAGGAGGAGCTGAAATTTTTGACGAAGAAATACGTGCTAAAATTTGCAAAGGTAAGGTAAGCAGTGAAAATTGGCTTAAAATTCACGCTCTATGGCATAAAAAGGGTAGGCAAAGTAATGCCACTATGCTCTATGGACATATAGAAAAAAGAGAACATAGAATCAACCATATGCTAAGGCTTAGGGCTTTACAAGATGAAACGGGTGGTTTTAACGCCTTTATCCCTTTAGTGTGGCAAAAGGATAATAGCTTTTTAGATGTCAAAGAACAGCTTGATAGTGAGGAGATACTTAAAACCATAGCTATTTCGCGTCTTGTGCTTGATAATATCAAAAATATTAAGGCTTATTGGGCGACTATGAGTTTAAATTTAGCTATGGTGGCTCAGGAATTTGGGGCAAATGACTTAGACGGCACGATAGAAAAGGAAAGCATACAAAGTGCAGGTGGAGCTAAGAGTGCGAAAGGGACAAAGCTTGAAACCTTCATTGAGCTGATTAAAACCTCAAATTTAATCCCTGTGGAAAGGGATAGCCTCTATAACGAGCTTAAAATTTATTAA
- a CDS encoding S8 family serine peptidase, translating to MKKSIILSFVTILNLHALSDKELIGLQEAYTLTITGDGIEVGVIDSAINGEHPSLKDKVLGQTFSTINGKAYTPDYSVDTHGSHVAGIIGAKYIDENNPHGVAYNAKLYGVQIFGNNKGSGNFSTPNVYNYFKDKDVKIINNSWNSTLYPVVSMVEPGRYSLTLKNYSSAQLLQQIHSNQTAKELNDLVREKKTLVVFAAGNEGIISPGIMALSPLYNEELRSFLAVGSVDSAEIERGKNGELIVKAKGLSGFSNGLLGAENFGLVAPGSNISNVNAAYMQPVVFGRPDNKLYRTQSGTSMAAPMVSGGAALVAQRFPFLNGKQIADVLLSTANKDYVAPKLTVKETTLRVIEGNKLVTKNLYTIFYIDNEVPTDKKQIERDLIQAEYWNYYTIMNNLITNYHLLEESEYASIQKVSKESLFGQGILDVAKAMGGLATLDANRLNSSDVSNTYAGQNEAYYTINTQGYEAVFSNDISQKKWDESLHKKDAVNLPTNLANLNVGFIKEGSGKLILTGNNSYEGTTIIKNGSLALNNKSENEKARIAGDVKVLEGGLFSGNGEVGKNLENKGIVRAGNEDLSDLIVKGKYTQEGANSKLQLDFGNDKNSKLIANSYEIKGGKLEYIPLPKFFTSGHYISIDLGGLGTHLNNFGAVEVASNNAVDFVAVLDNDKTSINKNNMPQPPQPQPDITPPSTITPPTPPSNNIIVKPVIKEDAYETTNSTMGRALRSIRSIDNLQDRYKNYFAFLDNTDTKTMEKTLESLEANSYMQNVSGLHYQQHISAQRNIMSALNPNFTSGNLMASLERGPLLTASVESDVFMDLGLLDKADKRYIWNLSPNFKKINGDDFDGQSTGLNLTIGGELNENSLLSFGIDVSDTRLDFENANLKNKHFNFSFNHILDLQNFKILSGASFARASNDMTRYIVGQNGSLNSSYDNLLSSLQLGLAKDFQALNDLTLTPLMYFNYNYIKQASFNESGNSVFAKSYDAINHHTTSLAGGLNLSYLFDQERMQTKLGSFFIYEYKLSGKTIENNVRFKDFPNQDFVQYHRLNSNFITWGLTSHFVYPNSFFYGFNVINEFASDQYNINILGQFGFYF from the coding sequence ATGAAAAAAAGTATTATTTTATCTTTTGTAACAATTCTCAATCTTCACGCCCTTAGCGATAAGGAGCTAATCGGCTTACAAGAAGCCTATACGCTTACAATCACGGGCGATGGGATTGAGGTCGGGGTTATAGATTCAGCGATCAATGGAGAGCATCCTAGCTTAAAGGATAAGGTTTTAGGGCAGACTTTTTCAACTATCAATGGTAAAGCTTATACGCCTGATTACTCCGTCGATACACACGGAAGCCATGTTGCTGGTATTATAGGGGCTAAATATATAGATGAAAATAATCCTCACGGCGTAGCTTATAATGCTAAACTTTATGGGGTGCAAATTTTTGGGAATAATAAGGGCAGTGGAAATTTTAGCACACCTAATGTTTATAATTATTTCAAAGATAAAGATGTTAAGATTATTAATAATAGTTGGAATTCAACCCTTTATCCTGTGGTGAGTATGGTTGAGCCTGGGAGATATTCTTTAACCCTGAAAAACTATTCTTCAGCACAACTTTTGCAGCAAATTCATAGTAATCAAACTGCTAAAGAGTTAAACGACTTGGTAAGAGAGAAAAAAACCTTGGTGGTTTTTGCGGCGGGTAATGAGGGTATTATAAGTCCGGGCATAATGGCTTTAAGTCCGCTTTATAATGAGGAATTGCGTTCTTTCTTGGCGGTGGGTTCTGTGGATTCTGCGGAGATTGAGAGAGGTAAAAATGGTGAGCTTATCGTAAAGGCTAAAGGTTTATCCGGTTTTAGCAATGGGCTTTTGGGAGCGGAAAATTTTGGTTTGGTAGCACCCGGTTCTAATATTAGTAATGTTAATGCCGCTTATATGCAGCCTGTCGTTTTTGGTCGTCCTGATAATAAATTATATCGCACACAAAGTGGGACTTCAATGGCAGCTCCTATGGTAAGTGGAGGAGCGGCTTTAGTGGCACAACGCTTTCCTTTTTTAAATGGCAAACAAATTGCCGATGTGCTTTTAAGCACAGCTAATAAGGACTATGTAGCTCCTAAACTCACGGTCAAAGAAACGACCTTAAGGGTTATTGAAGGGAATAAGCTCGTAACTAAAAATCTTTATACTATTTTTTATATCGATAATGAAGTTCCAACGGATAAAAAGCAAATTGAAAGGGATTTGATACAGGCTGAATACTGGAATTATTACACCATAATGAATAATTTGATTACAAATTATCATTTGCTTGAAGAAAGCGAATATGCCTCTATCCAAAAAGTCAGCAAAGAAAGTCTTTTTGGGCAGGGAATTTTAGATGTGGCTAAGGCTATGGGAGGCTTGGCGACTTTGGACGCAAATCGCCTTAATAGCAGCGATGTTTCAAACACTTACGCTGGGCAAAATGAGGCTTATTACACAATCAATACACAAGGATATGAAGCCGTTTTTAGTAATGACATTAGCCAGAAAAAATGGGACGAAAGCTTACATAAAAAAGACGCAGTCAATTTACCGACAAATTTAGCAAATCTCAATGTAGGATTTATCAAAGAGGGTAGCGGCAAACTCATCTTAACGGGAAATAATAGCTATGAGGGGACGACCATTATTAAAAATGGTAGCTTAGCTTTAAATAATAAAAGTGAAAATGAAAAAGCTAGAATAGCTGGTGATGTTAAAGTTTTGGAGGGAGGCTTATTTAGCGGTAATGGCGAAGTGGGTAAAAACCTCGAAAATAAGGGCATAGTAAGAGCGGGAAATGAGGATTTAAGCGATTTGATTGTCAAGGGCAAATACACGCAAGAGGGGGCGAATTCTAAATTACAACTTGATTTTGGTAATGATAAAAATTCCAAACTTATCGCAAATTCTTATGAGATTAAAGGCGGAAAATTAGAATATATCCCTTTACCTAAATTTTTCACAAGTGGGCATTATATTAGCATTGATTTGGGGGGTTTAGGGACACATTTAAATAATTTTGGGGCAGTTGAAGTCGCAAGTAATAATGCTGTGGATTTTGTAGCTGTTTTGGATAATGATAAAACAAGTATCAATAAAAACAATATGCCTCAACCCCCACAGCCTCAACCTGACATCACTCCGCCAAGCACAATTACCCCTCCAACTCCTCCCTCAAACAATATTATTGTTAAGCCCGTCATCAAAGAAGACGCCTATGAAACGACTAATAGCACTATGGGACGAGCCTTAAGAAGCATTCGCTCTATCGACAATTTACAAGATAGATATAAGAATTATTTCGCCTTTTTGGACAATACAGACACAAAAACTATGGAGAAAACTTTAGAAAGTTTGGAGGCTAATAGCTATATGCAAAATGTTTCCGGACTTCATTATCAACAGCATATTTCAGCACAAAGAAATATAATGAGTGCTCTTAATCCAAATTTTACTTCCGGGAATTTAATGGCAAGTTTAGAAAGAGGTCCTTTATTAACAGCTAGTGTTGAAAGTGATGTTTTTATGGATTTGGGCTTGTTGGATAAGGCTGATAAAAGGTATATTTGGAATCTTAGTCCTAATTTTAAAAAAATTAATGGCGATGATTTTGATGGACAAAGCACGGGCTTAAATCTTACCATAGGCGGAGAGCTTAATGAAAATTCCTTATTAAGCTTTGGAATTGATGTGAGTGACACTAGACTAGATTTTGAAAATGCAAATTTGAAAAATAAGCATTTTAATTTTTCATTTAACCACATTTTAGATTTGCAAAATTTTAAAATTCTAAGTGGTGCGAGTTTTGCAAGAGCAAGTAATGATATGACAAGGTATATTGTAGGACAAAATGGCTCTTTAAACTCAAGCTATGATAATTTACTCAGCTCTTTGCAATTGGGACTTGCCAAAGATTTTCAAGCTCTTAATGATTTGACTTTGACGCCTTTGATGTATTTTAATTATAATTATATTAAACAAGCGTCTTTTAATGAAAGTGGTAATAGTGTCTTTGCTAAATCTTACGATGCGATTAATCATCATACTACTTCTTTGGCTGGTGGATTAAATTTATCGTATCTTTTTGACCAAGAAAGAATGCAAACAAAGCTTGGAAGTTTTTTTATTTATGAATATAAATTAAGTGGGAAAACGATTGAAAATAATGTGCGTTTTAAAGACTTTCCTAATCAAGATTTTGTGCAATATCATCGTCTTAATTCTAATTTTATAACTTGGGGACTCACTTCGCATTTTGTTTATCCTAATTCATTTTTTTATGGATTTAATGTAATTAATGAATTTGCCAGTGATCAATATAACATTAATATTTTGGGTCAATTTGGTTTTTATTTTTAA
- a CDS encoding NCS2 family permease, giving the protein MSIFKLKENGTNVKTEVLAGITTFLTMIYIVPVNSHIVSNTGMPLEALITATALITIIASALNGLFANTPVAMSVGMGMNAYFTFSVCIAQQIAWQSALGAVFLSGFIFLILSFTNFRLWIIRNIPKDLRLAICAGIGCFIAFLGLQKMGIIVKNDATLVGVGNFKDPSVLFGIFSLILVVFFWALRLRAAFILGVLLSSLTLWVLAFYLLENYGVKLNIEGAIFPNEIFSLPNFSRENGLGAIVFELDIKSALSVAMIPVILTFFITQLFDSIGTITGVGARGRIFDKPVEGEKKLGKTLMADAASSVVGACVGTSTVTAFVESTTGVESGGRTGLVAIVVACCFALTLFLLPLFKAIPPNAIYPVLVMVGILMFMEVKNIDFSDSAIAVGTFFTIIMMPLTYSITSGFAFGFISFLLVRIFKREWSKINVGIVVLSLISLGNFLLIALN; this is encoded by the coding sequence ATGAGCATTTTTAAGCTTAAGGAAAATGGGACAAATGTAAAAACGGAAGTTTTAGCGGGTATTACGACCTTTTTGACGATGATTTATATTGTTCCTGTCAATTCTCATATCGTAAGCAATACGGGTATGCCTTTGGAGGCTTTAATTACCGCTACTGCCTTAATTACCATTATCGCAAGCGCATTAAATGGGCTATTTGCAAATACTCCTGTGGCGATGAGTGTGGGTATGGGAATGAATGCGTATTTTACCTTTTCGGTTTGTATAGCACAGCAAATTGCTTGGCAAAGTGCTTTGGGTGCGGTATTTTTGTCTGGCTTTATTTTTTTAATTCTTTCTTTTACCAATTTTCGTCTTTGGATTATACGTAATATCCCTAAAGATTTACGCCTTGCTATTTGTGCTGGTATAGGGTGCTTTATAGCATTTTTGGGACTTCAAAAGATGGGCATTATTGTTAAAAATGATGCGACTTTAGTGGGCGTGGGAAATTTCAAAGATCCTAGTGTGCTTTTTGGAATTTTTTCTTTGATTTTAGTCGTGTTTTTTTGGGCGTTAAGACTTAGAGCAGCTTTTATTTTGGGCGTTTTGTTAAGTTCTTTGACACTTTGGGTGTTGGCTTTTTATTTGCTAGAAAATTATGGGGTAAAATTAAATATTGAAGGTGCAATTTTTCCTAATGAAATTTTTTCTTTACCAAATTTTAGCAGGGAAAATGGACTAGGCGCTATTGTTTTTGAGCTTGATATTAAAAGTGCTTTAAGTGTGGCAATGATTCCTGTGATTTTGACTTTTTTTATCACGCAGCTTTTTGATAGTATAGGCACGATTACAGGCGTTGGAGCGAGGGGGAGGATTTTTGATAAGCCTGTGGAGGGAGAGAAAAAACTCGGCAAAACCTTAATGGCTGATGCGGCAAGCTCTGTCGTGGGTGCTTGTGTGGGAACTTCGACCGTTACGGCTTTTGTAGAAAGCACAACGGGGGTTGAGAGTGGAGGCAGGACAGGACTTGTTGCCATTGTCGTGGCTTGTTGTTTTGCACTTACGCTTTTTTTATTACCACTTTTTAAGGCTATCCCACCAAATGCCATTTATCCTGTGCTTGTAATGGTGGGAATTTTAATGTTTATGGAAGTGAAAAATATTGATTTTAGTGATAGTGCCATTGCAGTTGGCACTTTTTTTACCATTATTATGATGCCGCTTACTTATTCGATAACTTCGGGCTTTGCTTTTGGTTTTATTAGTTTTTTGTTGGTAAGGATTTTTAAAAGAGAGTGGAGTAAGATTAATGTGGGGATTGTAGTTTTAAGCTTGATTTCTTTGGGAAATTTCTTATTGATTGCTTTAAATTAA
- a CDS encoding phosphoribosyltransferase, with product MMFYAYDDFEKDVKFLAKKVKEDFNPDALVSIARGGLSLGHSLAVALKTRNLFALNSIHYDDTRKLDSVEVFNIPNLSAYKRVLLIDDIVDSGESLSEIKRILKEKFPHIELKIATIFYKKTALLQPEFSVKEANEWVEFYWDIEI from the coding sequence ATAATGTTTTACGCTTATGATGATTTTGAAAAAGATGTGAAATTTTTAGCAAAAAAAGTGAAAGAAGATTTTAATCCAGATGCCCTAGTTTCCATAGCTAGAGGAGGACTTAGCCTTGGACACTCTTTAGCGGTAGCACTAAAGACTAGGAATTTATTTGCTTTAAATAGTATCCATTATGATGATACAAGAAAGCTTGATAGTGTTGAGGTTTTTAATATTCCAAATTTAAGTGCTTATAAGAGGGTTTTATTGATTGATGATATTGTCGATAGTGGGGAAAGTTTGAGCGAAATTAAGAGAATTTTAAAAGAGAAATTTCCTCACATAGAGCTTAAAATTGCAACGATTTTTTACAAAAAAACTGCCCTTTTACAACCTGAATTTAGCGTTAAAGAAGCTAATGAATGGGTGGAGTTTTATTGGGATATTGAAATTTGA
- a CDS encoding MlaA family lipoprotein encodes MKKVLILLLFFGFAFANVDEFEAEYGQYEVSDPLSGYNKMITEFNVGLYTYVMRPVLKGYNAVTPSFVRSGVRNFFDNLLAPFRFVGNVLQFKFDNAGDEFKRFLANSIMGFGGLRDIATEMGIEKHPADLGLVLAHWGVGEGFHLVLPILGPSNLRDTLSLPALWYATPTAYIEPDYASFLVGAYGFVNELSFHLDEIDEIYYNTPNLYPFLRDAYEQRRKELSK; translated from the coding sequence GTGAAAAAGGTATTGATTTTGCTATTATTTTTCGGTTTTGCGTTTGCAAATGTCGATGAATTTGAAGCTGAGTATGGGCAATATGAAGTTAGCGACCCTCTTTCTGGTTATAATAAAATGATAACAGAATTTAATGTTGGGCTTTATACCTATGTAATGCGTCCTGTGCTAAAGGGCTATAATGCTGTAACACCTAGTTTCGTGCGTTCTGGCGTGAGGAATTTTTTTGATAATTTACTTGCACCTTTTCGTTTTGTGGGAAATGTTTTGCAGTTTAAATTCGATAATGCTGGTGATGAGTTTAAACGCTTTTTGGCAAATTCTATTATGGGCTTTGGGGGGCTTAGGGATATTGCCACTGAGATGGGGATAGAAAAGCATCCTGCAGATTTAGGACTTGTTTTGGCACATTGGGGTGTGGGTGAGGGCTTTCATCTTGTTTTGCCTATTTTAGGACCGAGTAATTTAAGAGATACTTTAAGCTTACCAGCACTTTGGTATGCTACGCCTACGGCTTATATTGAGCCTGATTATGCCAGTTTTTTGGTGGGGGCTTATGGTTTTGTTAATGAGCTTTCCTTTCATCTTGATGAAATTGATGAAATTTATTATAATACCCCGAATTTATACCCATTTTTGCGTGATGCTTACGAGCAAAGGCGTAAAGAACTTAGTAAATAG
- a CDS encoding MlaC/ttg2D family ABC transporter substrate-binding protein: MRKILLLLIVALSAFALHLDEIENFMQKNIDESLKILQNAKDDKKSAAQDIFKLFDGVFDYELMAKLSLSKYYQKLSQDEVAEFNKAFEASLKKSFTDKLELYKDQVLKVESGERKNEKRYFLTSSMMVDGEKKFIVFKFYKENDEWLIYDVDVLGVSIIQTYRSQFGDILENGTFKDLLSKLNDIIIK; encoded by the coding sequence ATGCGAAAAATATTATTATTACTCATAGTAGCATTGAGTGCTTTTGCACTTCATTTAGATGAGATTGAAAATTTTATGCAAAAAAATATTGATGAAAGTTTAAAAATCTTGCAAAACGCAAAGGACGACAAAAAATCTGCCGCACAGGATATTTTTAAACTTTTTGACGGAGTTTTTGACTATGAATTAATGGCAAAATTATCCTTATCTAAGTATTATCAAAAATTAAGCCAAGATGAAGTAGCGGAATTTAATAAGGCTTTTGAAGCAAGTCTTAAAAAAAGTTTTACGGATAAATTAGAGCTTTATAAAGACCAAGTTTTAAAGGTTGAAAGTGGGGAAAGGAAAAATGAAAAGCGGTATTTTCTTACAAGTTCTATGATGGTTGATGGAGAAAAAAAGTTTATCGTTTTTAAATTCTATAAAGAAAATGATGAGTGGCTGATTTATGATGTTGATGTTTTGGGCGTTAGCATTATACAAACTTATCGTTCGCAATTTGGCGATATTTTAGAAAATGGCACTTTTAAAGACCTACTTAGTAAGCTTAATGATATTATTATCAAATAA